The genome window CTATTCGGATTTTCCAGTTTCAGATCCAAAACAACTGAAAGATTTAGAAGGCGATTTTTTGGCGTTATTCAATGAAAATGGTTATTTGGAAATTGCCATTTATAAAAGTAATCCAAAGACTGTTGGTTCAGCAGCTACTTTGTTAGGCCTTCATTTTAGAGATAGTATTTCGGTAAAGTTTAAATAATACAACTATGTTCATAAGAATTGTAAAAATGCGTTTTCAAGAAGATAAAATCGAAGCTTTTTTAAATAATTTTGAAGAAGTGAAACAGCACATACGAAACTTCGAAGGAAATCGTTTTTTAGAATTGTATCAAGACAAAAACGACAAGCGTATTTTCTTTACGTATAGTTATTGGGAAAACGAAGAAGCCTTAGAAAAATATAGAAAATCGGCTTTGTTTGATGGTGTTTGGAGTTATACTAAAACCTTATTCAGCGACAAACCAGAAGCTTGGAGTGTGGACAGATTGGTAACATTAGAATAAAACAGTTAAACAATTAAACGTTTCAACAGTTAAACAATAAAAAATGAAAGCATTATTATTACGAGAAATAAAATCCTTTTTTGGTTCGCCGATTGGATATTTAGTCATCGGGATTTTTCTTTTACTCAACGGATTATTTCTTTGGGTTTTTGAAGGCGAATTCAACATATTAAACTCAGGTTTTGCCGATATGAGTCCGTTTTTCAAATTGGCGCCATGGATTTTAATTTTCTTAATCCCTGCAGTAACCATGCGCAGTTTTTCGGATGAGAAAAAACAAGGAACGATTGAATTGTTGTTTACCAAACCGCTTTCGAATTGGGACATCGTAAACGGAAAATTTTTAGGTGCTTTGGTGTTAATCATTTTAGCGATTGTTCCAACGATTATTTATGTTTTGACGATTTCGCATTTTGGAAATCCGCAAGGCAATATTGACATGGGAAGTACACTTGGTTCGTATTTCGGATTGTTGTTCTTAATTGCGGCTTATACTGCGATTGGAATTTTTGCTTCTACTTTATCAGACAATCAAATTGTAGCGTTTATTATTGCTGTTTTTTGTTGTTTCTTTTTCTATTTCGGGTTTGATGGCATTGCTTCATTCCTTGGAAATTATAGTTCGATGTTTGCTGCTTTAGGAATGGATTATCACTTTAAAAGTATGAGTCGCGGTGTGTTAGATACGCGTGATATTGTGTATTTTGTGAGTGTGACGTTTTTATTTTTATCAGCAACGGTTTATCAACTTAAATCTTTGAAATGGTAATGAAGGAGAACAAATCAAAAGCTTTAAAGCAATTAGGAATTGTATTTTTAGCCATCATCGTTATCAATTTAATTAGCAACTTCTTTTTCAAACGTTTTGACTTAACGCAAGACAAACGCTATACTTTATCGGAAACGACTTTAAACATCATAAAAGATGTAGAAAGTCCATTATACATTGAAGTGTATTTGGAAGGAAATTTTCCACCAGAATTCAAGCGTTTACAAAACGAAACCAAACAACTTTTAGAGGAATTCACGGCTTATAATTCAAACATCATTTTCAACTTCAAAAATCCGATTGAAAAAGAGGAAACACGAGTAGAAAAAATGAAAGAATTCTACGCGAAAGGCATGCAACCATTGAGCATCACCGTGGAAGACAAAGGTAAACAATCGCAAGAAGTGGTTTTCCCTTGGGCACAAGCGACGTATGGTGATAAATTCACGAAAGTGGCTTTATTGAAAAACTTAATGGGAGCTTCTACGGAACAAAAAGTAA of Flavobacterium channae contains these proteins:
- the gldF gene encoding gliding motility-associated ABC transporter permease subunit GldF, translated to MKALLLREIKSFFGSPIGYLVIGIFLLLNGLFLWVFEGEFNILNSGFADMSPFFKLAPWILIFLIPAVTMRSFSDEKKQGTIELLFTKPLSNWDIVNGKFLGALVLIILAIVPTIIYVLTISHFGNPQGNIDMGSTLGSYFGLLFLIAAYTAIGIFASTLSDNQIVAFIIAVFCCFFFYFGFDGIASFLGNYSSMFAALGMDYHFKSMSRGVLDTRDIVYFVSVTFLFLSATVYQLKSLKW
- a CDS encoding putative quinol monooxygenase, translated to MFIRIVKMRFQEDKIEAFLNNFEEVKQHIRNFEGNRFLELYQDKNDKRIFFTYSYWENEEALEKYRKSALFDGVWSYTKTLFSDKPEAWSVDRLVTLE